From Glycine max cultivar Williams 82 chromosome 11, Glycine_max_v4.0, whole genome shotgun sequence, the proteins below share one genomic window:
- the CCS52 gene encoding WD-repeat cell cycle regulatory protein: MESPHAKKSGGLKLPAGMSGTSLRLDTAPASSSFRSSISTLNSPSSLRSISNLTSPSKSNSACSDRFIPCRSSSRLHTFGLVDRPSPVKEGSNEAYSRLLKSELFGSDFASPSLSSLSSPAGAAAPPSPLSPSKNMLRFKTDHSAAPSSPYSPSILGQQNGFTSDSSTPPPKPPRKVPKTPHKVLDAPSLQDDFYLNLVDWSTQNVLAVGLGTCVYLWSASNSKVTKLCDLGPYDGVCSVQWTREGSFISIGTNLGQVQVWDGTQCKKVRTMGGHQTRTGVLAWNSRILASGSRDRNILQHDMRVPGDFVSKLVGHKSEVCGLKWSCDDRELASGGNDNQLLVWNQHSQQPVLRLTEHTAAVKAIAWSPHQSSLLVSGGGTADRCIRFWNTTNGHQLNCVDTGSQVCNLAWSKNVNELVSTHGYSQNQIMVWKYPSLTKVATLTGHSMRVLYLAMSPDGQTIVTGAGDETLRFWNVFPSMKAPAPVKDTGLWSLGRTQIR, encoded by the exons ATGGAATCCCCTCATGCGAAGAAATCGGGGGGTTTGAAGCTCCCAGCTGGCATGTCCGGAACCTCACTCCGCCTCGACACCGCGCCAGCATCTTCTTCTTTCCGTTCTTCCATCTCGACCCTCAATTCTCCTTCTTCTCTCCGCTCCATCTCTAACCTCACATCGCCTTCGAAATCGAACTCGGCCTGCAGCGACCGGTTCATCCCGTGCAGATCCTCCTCGAGGCTGCACACGTTCGGGCTCGTGGACAGGCCGTCGCCGGTGAAGGAAGGGAGTAACGAAGCGTATTCGAGGTTGTTGAAATCGGAACTCTTTGGATCTGACTTTGcttctccttctctttcttctctttcttctccTGCAGGTGCTGCTGCTCCTCCTTCGCCTCTCAGTCCCAGCAAGAACATGCTCCGCTTCAAGACCGATCACTCCGCCGCGCCTTCTTCTCCTTATTCACCGTCCATTTTGGGACAGCAGAATGGCTTCACTTCTGACTCTTCCACACCGCCTCCCAAACCTCCTAGAAAAGTCCCCAAGACACCCCACAAG GTTTTGGATGCACCATCACTTCAAGATGACTTTTATTTGAATCTGGTGGACTGGTCCACACAAAATGTTCTTGCAGTGGGGCTAGGCACTTGTGTTTATTTATGGAGCGCTTCAAACAGCAAA GTGACTAAGTTATGTGACTTGGGGCCTTATGATGGTGTTTGTTCTGTCCAGTGGACCCGGGAGGGTTCTTTTATATCAATTGGTACAAATCTTGGCCAAGTTCAG GTTTGGGATGGAACTCAGTGTAAGAAGGTCAGAACCATGGGTGGGCATCAGACAAGGACTGGTGTCTTGGCATGGAATTCTCGCATTTTGGCTTCAGGGAGCAGAGATAGGAACATACTTCAGCATGACATGAGGGTTCCAGGTGACTTTGTTAGCAAGCTTGTTGGTCACAAGTCTGAG GTATGTGGATTGAAATGGTCCTGTGATGACAGGGAACTTGCTTCTGGTGGTAATGATAATCAG CTCCTGGTATGGAATCAACACTCTCAGCAACCAGTTTTGAGACTTACCGAGCACACTGCTGCTGTGAAGGCCATTGCTTGGTCACCTCACCAAAGCAGTCTCCTTGTGTCTGGAGGTGGAACCGCTGATAGGTGCATTCGTTTTTGGAACACTACAAATGGCCATCAATTGAACTGTGTTGACACTGGGAGCCAG GTCTGCAACCTTGCTTGGAGTAAAAATGTGAATGAACTAGTAAGTACTCATGGGTACTCCCAAAATCAGATCATGGTGTGGAAATATCCATCATTGACAAAG GTTGCAACTCTAACTGGCCACAGCATGCGAGTGCTGTACCTTGCAATGTCTCCTGATGGTCAG ACAATAGTAACTGGTGCAGGGGATGAGACTCTACGGTTTTGGAATGTTTTCCCATCAATGAAAGCACCG GCCCCCGTTAAAGATACAGGCCTTTGGTCACTGGGGCGCACACAAATTCGATGA
- the LOC100813421 gene encoding actin-related protein 5 isoform X2, which produces MGELLFETYGVPSIAFGVDAAFSYKYNQQQGVCDKDGLAMCPGFNTTHVIPFVDGEPIYKGCCRTNIGGFHVTDYLKQLLSLKYPHHMTRFTWEKVEDLKMEHCYIAPDYASEARLFLKGAREAEEKTRCWQLPWVPPPTEEPPSEEEIARKAAIKERQGQRLREMAEAKRSSKINELENELHGLEFLLKQLEQVQDSNVPSFLAETGYVSRQEIESARTKVTQSLRKAKGEPKNEQAETDKASPNANEKYSLINIPDDMLTPDQLIEKKKQLSLKSMSEGRQRLKQKRYEEELERQRKQLLEEETRLENPELYLEQLRARYKDLSVKVDQRKRLKTNGGHSNGNNLAGAIGRGERLNAVQRERMRLLTTAAFDRGKGEDTFGAKDEDWQLYKLMSKDIDDGDEGPDEDDAELARISSRLQDLDPTFVPNKSEAGSSQPAAEAQRARPLTKEDFQIVFGVERFRCPEILFNPNWIAVDQAGLHEMAGVSIRRLSCKDEGLEERLTSSILVTGGSSLFPGITERLEAGIRMIRPCGAPIKVVRALDPVMDAWRGAAAFASAPQFHTQTFSRMDYFEKGEDWLRNYQIKYSS; this is translated from the exons ATGGGAGAACTTCTTTTTGAGACTTATGGAGTTCCATCTATAG CCTTTGGTGTTGATGCGGCATTTAGCTATAAATATAATCAACAACAAGGTGTTTGTGATAAAGATGGTCTTGCTATGTGTCCTGGATTCAATACAACTCATGTGATTCCG TTTGTAGATGGGGAGCCTATTTATAAAGGATGCTGTCGTACTAATATTGGTGGATTCCATGTGACTGATTATTTAAAGCAACTTCTTTCACTCAAATATCCTCATCATAT GACTAGATTTACATGGGAAAAGGTTGAAGACCTGAAGATGGAACATTGTTATATTGCACCAGACTATGCTTCTGAAGCTCGGTTGTTTCTG AAAGGAGCTAGGGAGGCTGAAGAAAAAACCAGATGTTGGCAGCTCCCTTGGGTTCCACCCCCAACTGAGGAGCCTCCTTCTGAGGAAGAGATTGCAAGAAAGGCAGCAATAAAAGAGAGACAAGGTCAAAGATTACGAGAAATGGCTGAGGCAAAGAGGTCATCTAAAATAAACGAATTGGAAAATGAATTGCATGGTTTggaatttcttttaaaacagCTTGAGCAAGTTCAAGACAGTAATGTTCCGTCTTTCCTAGCAGAGACCGGTTATGTCTCTAGGCAGGAGATAGAATCTGCCCGTACTAAAGTTACACAATCCTTACGGAAAGCAAAAGGTGAACCAAAGAATGAACAAGCTGAAACTGATAAAGCCAGCCCTAATGCTAATGAAAAGTATTCTCTTATAAACATCCCTGATGACATGCTCACCCCAGACCAG CTcattgaaaagaagaaacagTTATCACTGAAATCCATGTCTGAAGGGCGGCAACGATTAAAACAGAAGCGTTATGAAGAGGAATTGGAGCGACAAAGGAAACAACTGCTAGAGGAGGAGACACGCTT AGAGAACCCAGAGCTTTACTTGGAACAATTGCGTGCTAGATACAAAGACCTTTCAGTGAAAGTTGACCAACGAAAACGGCTCAAGACAAATGGAGGTCATTCTAACGGAAATAACTTGGCCGGTGCCATTGGTCGTGGTGAGAGACTCAATGCTGTTCAAAGGGAGAGAATGCGCCTCTTGACAACTGCTGCCTTTGATCGCGGCAAGGGTGAGGATACATTTGGTGCCAAAGATGAAGATTGGCAACTTTACAAATTGATGAGCAAAGAtattgatgatggtgatgagGGACCAGATGAGGATGATGCAGAGCTAGCCCGCATCTCTTCAAGGCTACAG GACTTGGATCCAACATTTGTGCCCAACAAGTCAGAAGCAGGTAGCTCTCAACCTGCTGCTGAGGCCCAACGCGCCCGTCCTCTCACCAAAGAAGATTTTCAGATTGTTTTTGGTGTTGAAAGGTTCAGGTGCCCCGAAATTTTGTTCAATCCAAACTGGATTGCGGTTGATCAAGCAGGGTTACACGAGATGGCTGGGGTCTCAATAAGAAGGTTATCATGTAAGGATGAAGGCCTGGAAGAGAGACTCACTAGCTCCATACTTGTGACTGGTGGAAGTTCTCTTTTCCCCGGCATCACTGAACGCCTCGAAGCCGGAATCCGGATGATTCGACCATGTGGAGCACCAATAAAAGTTGTTAGAGCACTGGATCCTGTTATGGATGCATGGCGTGGGGCTGCAGCGTTTGCATCTGCCCCACAATTCCATACACAAACTTTCAGTAGGATGGATTATTTCGAAAAGGGTGAAGATTGGCTCCGCAATTATCAGATTAAATATTCATCGTAA
- the LOC100813421 gene encoding actin-related protein 5 isoform X1, producing MPFISKIQRQTDYTLFGSATPIVIDNGASYFRIGWAGETQPRVVFRNIVQRPRHKTTGETVTIVGDHDPALLKYFDCTRSGPRSAFDSNVVYQFEIMEYILDFGFDRLGATGSEIDHPVLITECVSNPVQSRSKMGELLFETYGVPSIAFGVDAAFSYKYNQQQGVCDKDGLAMCPGFNTTHVIPFVDGEPIYKGCCRTNIGGFHVTDYLKQLLSLKYPHHMTRFTWEKVEDLKMEHCYIAPDYASEARLFLKGAREAEEKTRCWQLPWVPPPTEEPPSEEEIARKAAIKERQGQRLREMAEAKRSSKINELENELHGLEFLLKQLEQVQDSNVPSFLAETGYVSRQEIESARTKVTQSLRKAKGEPKNEQAETDKASPNANEKYSLINIPDDMLTPDQLIEKKKQLSLKSMSEGRQRLKQKRYEEELERQRKQLLEEETRLENPELYLEQLRARYKDLSVKVDQRKRLKTNGGHSNGNNLAGAIGRGERLNAVQRERMRLLTTAAFDRGKGEDTFGAKDEDWQLYKLMSKDIDDGDEGPDEDDAELARISSRLQDLDPTFVPNKSEAGSSQPAAEAQRARPLTKEDFQIVFGVERFRCPEILFNPNWIAVDQAGLHEMAGVSIRRLSCKDEGLEERLTSSILVTGGSSLFPGITERLEAGIRMIRPCGAPIKVVRALDPVMDAWRGAAAFASAPQFHTQTFSRMDYFEKGEDWLRNYQIKYSS from the exons ATGCCTTTCATCTCCAAAATTCAGCGCCAAACCGATTACACCCTCTTTGGTTCCGCCACTCCCATCGTCATCGACAATGGCGCCTCCTATTTCCGCATTGG ATGGGCAGGAGAGACTCAACCCCGTGTTGTTTTCCGCAACATTGTCCAAAGGCCACGCCACAAAACCACCG GAGAAACTGTCACTATTGTTGGTGACCATGATCCAGCATTACTGAAATACTTTGACTGTACTCGCTCTGGACCCCGCTCAGCATTTGACAGCAATGTTGTTTACCAGTTTGAAATAATGGAATAT ATTCTGGACTTTGGATTTGACAGGTTGGGTGCTACAGGATCAGAG ATTGATCATCCTGTCCTGATCACAGAATGTGTAAGCAACCCAGTTCAGTCTCGTAGTAAGATGGGAGAACTTCTTTTTGAGACTTATGGAGTTCCATCTATAG CCTTTGGTGTTGATGCGGCATTTAGCTATAAATATAATCAACAACAAGGTGTTTGTGATAAAGATGGTCTTGCTATGTGTCCTGGATTCAATACAACTCATGTGATTCCG TTTGTAGATGGGGAGCCTATTTATAAAGGATGCTGTCGTACTAATATTGGTGGATTCCATGTGACTGATTATTTAAAGCAACTTCTTTCACTCAAATATCCTCATCATAT GACTAGATTTACATGGGAAAAGGTTGAAGACCTGAAGATGGAACATTGTTATATTGCACCAGACTATGCTTCTGAAGCTCGGTTGTTTCTG AAAGGAGCTAGGGAGGCTGAAGAAAAAACCAGATGTTGGCAGCTCCCTTGGGTTCCACCCCCAACTGAGGAGCCTCCTTCTGAGGAAGAGATTGCAAGAAAGGCAGCAATAAAAGAGAGACAAGGTCAAAGATTACGAGAAATGGCTGAGGCAAAGAGGTCATCTAAAATAAACGAATTGGAAAATGAATTGCATGGTTTggaatttcttttaaaacagCTTGAGCAAGTTCAAGACAGTAATGTTCCGTCTTTCCTAGCAGAGACCGGTTATGTCTCTAGGCAGGAGATAGAATCTGCCCGTACTAAAGTTACACAATCCTTACGGAAAGCAAAAGGTGAACCAAAGAATGAACAAGCTGAAACTGATAAAGCCAGCCCTAATGCTAATGAAAAGTATTCTCTTATAAACATCCCTGATGACATGCTCACCCCAGACCAG CTcattgaaaagaagaaacagTTATCACTGAAATCCATGTCTGAAGGGCGGCAACGATTAAAACAGAAGCGTTATGAAGAGGAATTGGAGCGACAAAGGAAACAACTGCTAGAGGAGGAGACACGCTT AGAGAACCCAGAGCTTTACTTGGAACAATTGCGTGCTAGATACAAAGACCTTTCAGTGAAAGTTGACCAACGAAAACGGCTCAAGACAAATGGAGGTCATTCTAACGGAAATAACTTGGCCGGTGCCATTGGTCGTGGTGAGAGACTCAATGCTGTTCAAAGGGAGAGAATGCGCCTCTTGACAACTGCTGCCTTTGATCGCGGCAAGGGTGAGGATACATTTGGTGCCAAAGATGAAGATTGGCAACTTTACAAATTGATGAGCAAAGAtattgatgatggtgatgagGGACCAGATGAGGATGATGCAGAGCTAGCCCGCATCTCTTCAAGGCTACAG GACTTGGATCCAACATTTGTGCCCAACAAGTCAGAAGCAGGTAGCTCTCAACCTGCTGCTGAGGCCCAACGCGCCCGTCCTCTCACCAAAGAAGATTTTCAGATTGTTTTTGGTGTTGAAAGGTTCAGGTGCCCCGAAATTTTGTTCAATCCAAACTGGATTGCGGTTGATCAAGCAGGGTTACACGAGATGGCTGGGGTCTCAATAAGAAGGTTATCATGTAAGGATGAAGGCCTGGAAGAGAGACTCACTAGCTCCATACTTGTGACTGGTGGAAGTTCTCTTTTCCCCGGCATCACTGAACGCCTCGAAGCCGGAATCCGGATGATTCGACCATGTGGAGCACCAATAAAAGTTGTTAGAGCACTGGATCCTGTTATGGATGCATGGCGTGGGGCTGCAGCGTTTGCATCTGCCCCACAATTCCATACACAAACTTTCAGTAGGATGGATTATTTCGAAAAGGGTGAAGATTGGCTCCGCAATTATCAGATTAAATATTCATCGTAA